A single genomic interval of Noviherbaspirillum cavernae harbors:
- a CDS encoding restriction endonuclease subunit S produces MMNRKYRPYEEYKDLGVEWLNRIPKHWNLKKLKFQASVFPSNVDKKSKEGEIPVRLCNYTDVYYSERITSSIEFMSATATPEQIEKFSLKAGDTLITKDSEDPNDIAIPSYVPEDIEGVICGYHLAIVRPHIEGNGRYIKRVFESDYAKAYFSTRANGLTRYGLGTYALSNVFYPSPPVDEAQSITNFLDHETAKIDTLIEKQQQLIKLLKEKRQAVISHTVTKGLNRDVPMRNSGVEWLGEMPEHWKVSRIKNAASKIVDGPHFSPSYVDDGYMFISARNIKVDGWSLSDAKFICERDFLEFNKRIRPEKGDVLLTKGGTTGIARAVDLDFPFQVWVHVAVLKTIRTKVTPFFVAYALNGTACYEQSQLSTYGATNNDLGLSRIANIVFAMPPLEEQKEIHEYLDDECKKFDALIAKCLESINLMQERRTALISAAVTGKIDVRDWQAPSHTTHKKIAA; encoded by the coding sequence ATGATGAATCGAAAATATCGACCTTATGAAGAATACAAAGATTTGGGCGTTGAATGGTTGAACCGTATTCCGAAACATTGGAATTTGAAGAAGCTGAAATTTCAGGCTTCGGTTTTCCCAAGTAACGTCGACAAGAAATCAAAAGAAGGAGAAATTCCGGTAAGGCTTTGTAACTACACGGACGTCTACTACAGCGAACGGATTACGAGCTCAATTGAGTTCATGAGCGCTACTGCGACACCGGAGCAAATAGAAAAATTTTCGCTGAAGGCTGGGGATACTTTAATTACCAAAGACTCCGAAGATCCAAACGATATTGCGATTCCCTCATATGTGCCAGAAGATATCGAGGGGGTTATTTGTGGCTACCATTTAGCAATCGTCAGGCCCCATATTGAAGGAAATGGACGCTATATTAAACGCGTCTTTGAAAGTGATTATGCAAAAGCATATTTCTCTACAAGAGCAAATGGATTGACCCGTTACGGGTTAGGAACCTACGCATTATCGAACGTTTTTTATCCCAGCCCTCCGGTGGACGAGGCGCAGTCAATCACCAACTTCCTCGACCACGAAACCGCCAAGATCGATACCCTGATCGAGAAACAGCAACAACTCATCAAACTGCTAAAAGAAAAACGTCAGGCAGTGATTAGTCATACCGTGACCAAAGGTTTGAATCGCGATGTGCCAATGCGCAACTCAGGCGTTGAGTGGCTTGGCGAAATGCCGGAGCATTGGAAGGTTTCACGAATCAAAAATGCGGCGTCGAAAATTGTAGATGGACCTCACTTTTCGCCATCATATGTTGACGACGGTTACATGTTCATATCGGCGAGAAATATTAAAGTTGATGGATGGTCATTGTCAGACGCCAAATTTATTTGCGAGAGAGATTTCTTAGAATTTAATAAGAGAATTCGACCTGAGAAGGGGGACGTGTTACTTACAAAAGGCGGAACAACTGGAATAGCCCGCGCTGTCGATCTTGATTTTCCTTTTCAGGTTTGGGTGCATGTAGCTGTTCTCAAAACGATTCGAACAAAAGTTACTCCCTTTTTCGTGGCTTATGCTTTAAATGGGACAGCATGCTATGAGCAATCACAGTTATCTACGTATGGCGCCACGAACAACGACTTAGGCTTGAGCCGAATTGCAAATATTGTTTTCGCGATGCCGCCACTCGAAGAACAAAAAGAGATTCATGAATATCTAGACGATGAGTGCAAGAAATTTGACGCCTTAATTGCAAAATGCCTTGAAAGCATTAATCTGATGCAAGAACGCCGCACTGCCCTCATCTCCGCCGCCGTCACCGGCAAGATCGACGTCCGCGACTGGCAAGCGCCCTCCCACACCACCCACAAGAAGATCGCCGCATGA
- a CDS encoding restriction endonuclease codes for MSAVESINPQNTMAEVTRKRTGELLRKLFAILLDSPEGLQAGLALKKLADSVTLSPYEAGIYESTGDRRFEKIVRFATVDCVKAGWMLKHKGTWTVTPAGIDAYDGIADPEAFYRTAVKLYGEWKASQKGQQPMAALTQQELIEEDADEKASSITFEQAEEQSWSEIEQYLLAMNPYDFQDLVADLLRAMGYHVSWVSPPGKDGGVDILAYNDPLGTKPPRIKVQIKRVGQRVAIDTLRAFSSLIGNDDVGLFVSTGGFTKDANEFARMQETRKITLIDLEKLVEFWVQYYDKLDDSARRRLPLTPIYFLTPAA; via the coding sequence TTGAGCGCAGTTGAATCCATCAATCCACAAAACACCATGGCTGAAGTCACTAGAAAACGTACCGGCGAATTGCTCCGCAAACTCTTTGCGATCTTGTTGGATTCTCCAGAGGGATTGCAAGCGGGATTGGCGTTAAAGAAACTTGCCGATTCCGTCACGCTATCGCCGTATGAGGCCGGGATTTATGAATCCACGGGAGATCGTCGTTTCGAGAAAATCGTGCGCTTCGCGACCGTGGACTGCGTCAAGGCGGGATGGATGCTCAAGCATAAGGGAACGTGGACCGTTACACCGGCCGGCATCGATGCCTACGACGGTATCGCCGACCCGGAGGCGTTCTACAGGACGGCGGTCAAACTCTACGGCGAATGGAAAGCCAGCCAAAAAGGACAGCAGCCGATGGCGGCGTTGACTCAGCAGGAGCTGATCGAAGAGGATGCCGACGAAAAGGCGAGCAGCATCACGTTTGAGCAAGCCGAGGAACAGTCGTGGTCGGAAATCGAACAGTATCTGCTCGCCATGAATCCTTACGATTTCCAGGACTTGGTCGCCGACTTGTTGCGGGCGATGGGATATCACGTGTCATGGGTTTCTCCGCCGGGAAAAGATGGGGGCGTGGATATTCTTGCCTATAACGACCCTCTCGGAACCAAGCCGCCTCGCATCAAGGTGCAGATCAAACGCGTCGGCCAGCGCGTGGCGATCGATACCCTGCGCGCATTCTCGTCCTTGATCGGTAACGACGACGTTGGCTTGTTCGTTTCGACAGGCGGTTTTACCAAAGACGCCAATGAGTTCGCTCGCATGCAGGAAACGCGAAAGATTACCTTGATCGATCTGGAAAAGCTGGTCGAGTTTTGGGTGCAGTACTACGACAAACTGGATGACAGCGCACGGCGGCGTTTGCCGTTGACCCCGATCTATTTTTTGACGCCAGCGGCGTAA
- a CDS encoding DNA ligase — MKTTRPRALRPLLAALLLSGVLQPCMPAYSTESATVSPDLIAPPLLLAQTYSDKHDLAHYLVSEKLDGVRAYWDGRNLRFRSGRLIHAPAWFTAQFPAHALDGELWMGRQRFERLSAAVRRQEPMDAEWQAISYQLYELPDGEGSFSERIAALQASVAQVGVPWLRVLAQTRVSDQAALKMKLAKVVREGGEGLMLHRADAPWQTGRSDVLLKLKPHQDAEAVIVAHEAGKGKYQGMLGALIVMTPDGRRFRLGSGLSDTLRRSPPAIGSTVTYRYRDFTSTGLPRFASFLRVRESE; from the coding sequence ATGAAAACGACTCGACCCCGCGCATTACGTCCTTTGCTCGCCGCATTGCTGTTGAGTGGCGTCCTCCAGCCATGCATGCCGGCGTACTCCACCGAGTCGGCGACTGTCAGCCCCGACCTGATCGCTCCGCCATTGCTGCTGGCACAAACCTATTCCGACAAACACGATCTCGCGCATTACCTGGTCAGCGAAAAGCTGGACGGCGTTCGCGCTTACTGGGATGGAAGGAATCTGCGGTTCCGCAGCGGCAGGTTGATCCATGCGCCCGCCTGGTTCACCGCACAGTTTCCCGCACATGCGCTGGACGGGGAACTATGGATGGGACGTCAGCGCTTCGAGCGGCTGTCCGCCGCAGTACGCAGGCAGGAGCCGATGGATGCAGAGTGGCAGGCCATCAGCTATCAGCTCTATGAACTGCCCGATGGCGAAGGCAGTTTCAGCGAGCGCATCGCCGCCCTGCAAGCGAGTGTCGCGCAGGTCGGCGTGCCATGGTTGCGCGTCCTGGCGCAGACGCGGGTGAGCGACCAGGCGGCGTTGAAAATGAAACTGGCGAAAGTCGTACGCGAAGGCGGCGAAGGCTTGATGCTGCATCGGGCCGACGCGCCATGGCAGACCGGGCGTTCAGACGTTTTGCTGAAACTGAAGCCGCATCAGGACGCGGAAGCGGTGATCGTGGCGCATGAGGCGGGGAAGGGGAAATATCAAGGCATGCTCGGCGCCCTCATCGTGATGACCCCGGACGGCCGGCGCTTTCGTCTGGGTAGCGGGTTGAGCGACACATTGCGCCGCTCGCCGCCCGCAATCGGCAGTACCGTCACCTACCGCTATCGTGACTTCACCTCGACAGGCTTGCCGAGATTCGCCAGTTTCTTGCGAGTACGGGAAAGCGAGTAA
- a CDS encoding IS3 family transposase (programmed frameshift) yields MNKKRRERRDFDANFKLEVVRMVKDQGLSIVHVCQSMDLVDSVVRRWIKQHEAELEGQPGIGKPLTAEQQRIRQLEAENRQLRADNDLLKKAFGLLCARTEMTYRLIHQLQQKAVPVQQACRVLAVSRAGYYQHRRRGERKADVVASVQLKAAFVASGKSYGSRRLCRALQAQGVIIGRYRVRRLMREAAVRPVWKRKFIHTTDSRHALPVADNVLDRQFDVAAPNRAWVSDITYVRTRQGWLYLAAVMDLFSRKVVGWAMAPTMPAELVASALCMALQQRQPPRGLLLHSDRGSQYASLGYQALLEQHGIVCSMSRKGNCWDNAVMERFFLNLKMERVWQRDYANHGEAQRDIADYIVSFYNCTRLHSTLGYLPPAAYEQKMAAILPIGVSENT; encoded by the exons ATGAACAAGAAACGCAGGGAGCGCCGGGACTTCGACGCGAACTTCAAGCTGGAAGTGGTGCGGATGGTAAAAGACCAGGGTTTGAGCATTGTCCATGTTTGCCAGAGCATGGACCTGGTGGACTCAGTCGTACGACGCTGGATCAAGCAGCATGAAGCCGAGTTGGAAGGCCAGCCGGGTATCGGCAAGCCGCTGACGGCGGAGCAGCAACGCATCCGCCAGTTGGAAGCCGAGAACCGTCAATTACGCGCGGATAACGACCTATTAAAAAAAGCCT TCGGCCTTCTTTGCGCGCGAACTGAAATGACTTATCGCCTGATTCATCAGTTGCAACAGAAGGCCGTTCCTGTCCAGCAGGCATGCCGGGTATTGGCGGTCAGCCGTGCCGGTTACTATCAACATCGGCGGCGTGGCGAGCGCAAGGCCGACGTCGTCGCCAGCGTTCAGCTCAAGGCGGCCTTTGTTGCCAGCGGCAAGTCTTACGGCAGCCGTCGCCTGTGTCGCGCGTTGCAAGCGCAAGGCGTGATCATTGGCCGCTACCGCGTGCGGCGCTTGATGCGGGAGGCCGCAGTACGCCCTGTGTGGAAGCGCAAGTTCATCCACACCACCGACAGCAGGCACGCGTTGCCGGTGGCGGACAATGTGCTGGATCGCCAATTCGACGTGGCCGCGCCGAATCGCGCCTGGGTGTCGGACATTACCTATGTGCGCACCCGGCAAGGCTGGCTGTATCTGGCCGCCGTGATGGATCTGTTCTCGCGCAAAGTGGTGGGCTGGGCGATGGCACCGACCATGCCGGCCGAACTGGTCGCGTCGGCGTTATGCATGGCACTGCAACAACGCCAGCCGCCGCGCGGATTGCTGCTGCATTCAGACCGGGGAAGCCAGTATGCAAGTCTGGGGTACCAGGCGCTGCTTGAGCAGCACGGCATCGTCTGCAGCATGAGCCGCAAGGGCAATTGTTGGGACAATGCCGTGATGGAGCGCTTCTTCCTGAACTTGAAAATGGAACGGGTATGGCAGCGCGATTATGCCAATCATGGCGAGGCCCAACGCGACATCGCCGATTACATCGTCAGCTTTTACAACTGCACCCGTTTGCATTCAACCTTGGGTTATCTGCCACCCGCCGCTTATGAACAGAAAATGGCCGCAATTTTACCTATCGGGGTGTCTGAAAATACTTGA
- a CDS encoding peroxiredoxin yields the protein MSLRINDMAPDFNAETTEGPISFHQWIGNGWAILFSHPKDFTPVCTTELGYMARIAPEFAKRNCKLIGLSVDPVESHAKWAKDIEETQGHAPNYPIIGDRDLAVSKLYNMLPADEPGTSEGRTPATNATVRSVFVVGPDKKIKLMLTYPMSTGRNFDEILRVLDSMQLTMENKVATPVNWKPGEDVIILASVSDDEAKTLFPEGWTTVKPYLRTVKQPAKAGQASRG from the coding sequence ATGTCACTACGCATCAACGATATGGCCCCCGATTTCAACGCCGAGACGACCGAGGGACCCATCAGTTTTCACCAGTGGATCGGCAATGGCTGGGCGATCCTGTTCTCCCACCCCAAGGACTTCACGCCGGTCTGCACGACGGAACTGGGCTACATGGCCAGGATCGCGCCCGAATTCGCGAAGCGGAATTGCAAGCTGATCGGCTTGAGCGTCGACCCCGTCGAGAGCCATGCGAAATGGGCCAAGGACATCGAGGAAACGCAGGGCCATGCGCCCAACTATCCGATCATCGGCGACCGCGATCTTGCGGTGTCCAAGCTGTACAACATGCTCCCCGCGGACGAACCGGGGACTTCCGAAGGCCGCACACCCGCCACCAACGCGACGGTGCGGTCCGTGTTCGTCGTCGGTCCCGACAAGAAGATCAAGCTGATGCTCACCTATCCGATGAGCACCGGCCGCAATTTCGATGAAATCCTGCGCGTGCTCGATTCGATGCAACTGACGATGGAAAACAAGGTGGCGACACCGGTGAACTGGAAACCCGGCGAGGACGTGATCATCCTCGCGTCGGTCAGCGACGACGAGGCGAAGACTTTGTTCCCCGAGGGCTGGACCACGGTCAAGCCGTATCTACGTACGGTCAAGCAGCCGGCGAAGGCCGGGCAGGCATCGCGTGGCTGA
- a CDS encoding type I restriction endonuclease subunit R, translated as MTTLSSHGKVNELVFQNDMIRQLVANGWLLGSPEKYNRALALYEEDVLGFVKDTQDEQWQKFCALYPNQPEQKFLERVATQLNKADPNAADKELRTFGTLGVLRHELRDRGTRFSLCQFKPEHDLNPDTLARYKQNRLRVVPELVYSPWVKGGDEAVRAKAWRIDLVLFVNGLPVATLELKSEFKQAVHNAIKQYKTTRLPIDPVTKKPEPLLTFKRGALVHFAVSQYEVHMATRLEGEETFFLPFNKGTKDGGAGNDVPEDVTKYATEYLWNEVLLPDNLLNILARFVHLQIEEKEDWEGRKYKKESLIFPRYHQWDVVNRLLDAARSEGPGQKYLIQHSAGSGKSNSIAWVAHQLSSLYDANGNKQFHSVIVVTDRTVLDAQLQDTIFQFEHADGVVGRINRQEGDGSKAEKLAAALEQSQPIIIVTIQTFPHVLKAIENSVSLKERNYAVIADEAHSSQTGTTARQLKEVLMVEGVENSDEDEVTTEDILDATVASRRGSKNVSYLAFTATPKARTLELFGRLPNPAEPSSKTNKPAAYHVYSMRQAIEEGFILDVLKNYTNYKVAYNLAMKIQAGDQEVESKRAHVKLNQWVRLHDYNISQKVQVIVEHFKNNVMGLLGGQAKAMVVTSSRKEAVRYKLGFDKYIAQAGYQKIHAMVAFSGEVEFIDKDPNVDALLGQKFTESNMNPNLKGRDMRKAFDTDDYRVMIVANKFQTGFDQPKLCAMYVDKKLAGVECVQTLSRLNRTYPGKRETGTYVLDFFNEPQDILDAFQPYYQTAELADVSDPDLVFDLFGKLRASGIFTWPEVEQFCNAFFVKSKSNAALANICKPAVERWQKRYKSAVEAYKQAKEIVERAKKSKDAVLIVNAENSFKECKRERDGLEIFKKDLGTFVRFYEFMSQIVDYDDKNLEKLSLYARNLRPMLRETVADDDEIDLNAVELSRYRLSKIRQQDLTLRQDTDEYKLEPTDAAGTAKAKDKKVEFLSQIVHRLNELFITDQLSDNDMVNYAYTIRDKVKENSTVMQQLENNPAEQAMLGGFSKAVDDAILDSSDAHRNQMMQLLSDPKKVAGFAKIVFDLLMSAH; from the coding sequence ATGACGACCTTATCCAGCCACGGCAAAGTCAACGAACTCGTCTTTCAAAACGACATGATCCGGCAGCTGGTCGCCAATGGCTGGTTGCTCGGCTCTCCTGAAAAATACAACCGCGCGCTGGCCTTGTATGAAGAGGATGTGCTGGGCTTCGTGAAAGACACGCAGGATGAGCAATGGCAAAAGTTCTGCGCGCTGTATCCGAACCAGCCTGAACAGAAATTTCTTGAGCGCGTCGCGACGCAATTGAACAAGGCTGATCCGAATGCGGCGGACAAGGAGTTGCGTACTTTCGGCACGCTGGGCGTCTTGCGTCACGAATTGCGCGACCGTGGCACGCGCTTTTCCCTGTGCCAGTTCAAGCCTGAGCATGATTTGAACCCGGACACGCTGGCGCGCTACAAGCAGAACCGACTGCGCGTGGTGCCGGAGCTGGTGTACAGCCCTTGGGTGAAGGGGGGTGATGAGGCGGTGCGCGCGAAGGCGTGGCGCATCGATCTGGTCTTGTTCGTCAATGGCTTGCCGGTGGCGACGCTGGAGCTGAAGTCGGAATTCAAGCAGGCGGTGCATAACGCAATCAAGCAGTACAAAACCACGCGGCTGCCGATCGATCCGGTGACGAAGAAGCCGGAGCCTTTGTTGACCTTCAAACGCGGGGCGCTGGTGCATTTCGCGGTCAGCCAGTACGAGGTCCATATGGCGACGCGGCTGGAGGGAGAGGAGACGTTTTTCCTGCCGTTCAACAAGGGGACGAAGGATGGCGGCGCCGGCAACGATGTGCCGGAAGACGTGACGAAGTACGCGACGGAGTATCTGTGGAACGAGGTGCTGCTGCCCGATAACCTGCTCAACATTCTTGCGCGTTTCGTGCACTTGCAGATCGAGGAGAAGGAGGATTGGGAGGGGCGCAAATACAAGAAGGAAAGCTTGATCTTTCCGCGCTATCACCAGTGGGACGTGGTCAACAGGCTGCTCGATGCGGCACGCAGCGAAGGGCCGGGCCAGAAATATCTGATCCAGCATAGCGCCGGCTCGGGCAAGTCGAATTCGATCGCGTGGGTCGCGCATCAGTTGTCCTCGCTGTACGACGCCAATGGCAACAAGCAATTTCATTCCGTCATCGTGGTCACCGACAGAACGGTGCTGGATGCGCAGTTGCAGGACACGATTTTCCAGTTCGAGCATGCCGATGGCGTGGTCGGGCGGATCAACCGGCAGGAAGGCGACGGCTCGAAGGCGGAGAAGCTGGCGGCGGCGCTGGAGCAGTCGCAGCCGATCATCATCGTCACGATCCAGACCTTTCCGCATGTGCTGAAGGCGATCGAGAACAGCGTCAGCCTGAAAGAGCGCAACTACGCGGTGATCGCCGACGAGGCGCATTCCTCGCAGACCGGAACGACGGCGCGCCAGCTGAAGGAAGTGCTGATGGTCGAAGGCGTTGAGAACTCGGATGAAGACGAAGTGACGACCGAGGATATTCTCGATGCGACCGTCGCCTCGCGCCGTGGATCGAAGAACGTGAGTTATCTGGCCTTCACCGCCACGCCGAAGGCCAGGACGCTGGAGCTGTTCGGCCGTTTGCCGAATCCTGCCGAGCCGTCGTCCAAGACCAACAAGCCTGCCGCCTATCATGTGTACAGCATGCGTCAGGCGATTGAGGAAGGTTTCATCCTCGATGTGTTGAAGAACTACACCAACTACAAGGTTGCCTACAACCTGGCGATGAAGATTCAGGCGGGCGATCAGGAGGTGGAGAGCAAGAGAGCCCATGTCAAGCTCAACCAGTGGGTGCGCCTGCACGACTACAACATCAGCCAGAAGGTGCAGGTGATCGTCGAGCATTTCAAGAACAATGTCATGGGGCTGCTCGGCGGACAGGCCAAGGCGATGGTGGTCACCAGCTCGCGCAAGGAGGCGGTGCGCTACAAGCTCGGCTTCGACAAGTACATCGCGCAAGCCGGTTACCAGAAAATCCACGCGATGGTGGCGTTCTCGGGCGAGGTGGAATTCATTGACAAAGACCCGAATGTCGATGCGCTGCTCGGGCAGAAATTCACCGAGTCGAACATGAACCCGAACCTCAAGGGCCGCGACATGCGCAAGGCCTTTGATACGGACGACTATCGGGTCATGATCGTCGCCAACAAGTTCCAGACCGGCTTCGATCAGCCCAAGCTGTGCGCGATGTATGTGGACAAGAAGCTGGCCGGCGTCGAGTGCGTGCAAACGCTGTCACGCCTGAACCGGACGTATCCCGGCAAGCGGGAAACCGGGACGTATGTGCTCGACTTCTTCAATGAGCCGCAGGACATTCTGGATGCCTTTCAGCCGTATTACCAGACGGCGGAACTGGCGGATGTATCCGATCCCGATCTGGTGTTCGATCTGTTCGGCAAGCTGCGCGCCTCCGGCATCTTCACCTGGCCGGAGGTCGAGCAATTCTGCAATGCGTTTTTCGTGAAGAGCAAAAGCAATGCGGCGCTTGCCAACATTTGCAAGCCCGCGGTCGAGCGTTGGCAGAAGCGGTACAAGTCGGCGGTCGAGGCTTACAAACAAGCCAAGGAAATCGTCGAACGCGCCAAGAAGTCGAAGGATGCCGTGCTGATTGTCAACGCTGAAAACAGCTTCAAGGAGTGCAAGCGGGAAAGAGATGGACTCGAAATCTTCAAGAAGGATCTCGGTACTTTCGTGCGCTTTTATGAATTCATGTCGCAGATTGTCGATTACGACGACAAGAACCTGGAGAAGCTGAGTCTGTATGCGCGCAACCTGCGTCCGATGTTGCGCGAGACAGTGGCCGATGACGATGAGATTGATTTGAATGCCGTCGAGTTAAGTCGTTACCGGCTTTCCAAAATCCGCCAGCAGGATTTGACGCTGCGGCAGGACACCGATGAATACAAGCTGGAGCCGACCGACGCTGCCGGTACGGCGAAGGCGAAAGACAAGAAGGTCGAATTCTTGTCGCAGATCGTGCATCGTCTGAATGAGTTATTCATTACCGATCAGTTGAGCGATAACGACATGGTCAATTACGCGTATACGATTCGCGATAAGGTCAAAGAGAACTCAACCGTCATGCAGCAACTGGAAAACAACCCTGCCGAGCAAGCGATGTTGGGAGGTTTTTCCAAGGCGGTGGATGATGCCATCCTCGACAGCAGCGACGCGCATCGCAATCAGATGATGCAATTGCTATCCGATCCAAAAAAGGTGGCAGGGTTTGCGAAGATCGTGTTTGATTTACTCATGTCCGCGCATTGA
- a CDS encoding MBL fold metallo-hydrolase: MKCAILPVTPYQQNCSILVCEETGRAALVDPGGDVPRLRAALEQLGVSLEKVFLTHGHLDHCAAADEVRKEFGVPIEGPQREDKFWIDQLPEATRRTGFPPADAFEPDRWLEDGDTVSFGKQTLQVLHCPGHTPGHVVFFHVGVRLAFVGDVLFQGSIGRTDFPRGDFATLIHSIRERLWPLGDDVAFVPGHGPTSTFGHERVHNSFVSDARFR; encoded by the coding sequence ATGAAATGCGCCATTCTCCCCGTCACGCCATATCAGCAGAACTGCAGCATCCTCGTCTGCGAGGAAACCGGACGGGCGGCGCTGGTCGATCCCGGCGGCGACGTGCCGCGACTGCGCGCGGCGCTGGAGCAGTTGGGCGTATCGCTGGAAAAAGTCTTCCTCACGCATGGCCATCTCGATCACTGTGCGGCGGCCGACGAAGTGCGCAAGGAATTCGGCGTGCCGATCGAAGGGCCGCAGCGCGAAGACAAGTTCTGGATCGATCAATTACCGGAGGCGACACGGCGCACCGGCTTTCCGCCAGCTGACGCATTCGAGCCGGACCGCTGGCTGGAAGACGGCGATACGGTGAGTTTCGGCAAGCAGACATTGCAAGTGCTTCACTGCCCGGGCCACACGCCCGGACACGTGGTGTTTTTTCATGTCGGTGTGCGCCTGGCTTTTGTCGGCGATGTCCTGTTCCAGGGATCGATCGGACGCACCGACTTCCCGCGTGGGGACTTTGCCACGTTGATCCACTCGATCCGGGAAAGGTTGTGGCCATTGGGCGATGATGTCGCATTTGTGCCGGGCCATGGTCCGACGTCCACTTTCGGGCATGAGCGCGTGCACAATTCCTTTGTCAGCGATGCGCGATTTCGATAG